In the genome of Campylobacter concisus, one region contains:
- a CDS encoding ACT domain-containing protein: protein MKAIVTVVGKDRVGIVAGVSAKLSELGLNIDDISQTILDEFFTMMAVVSSNENKDFAVLREELNKLGESLKVKINIQSSAIFDAMHTI, encoded by the coding sequence ATGAAAGCGATCGTAACCGTAGTCGGAAAGGATAGAGTCGGCATCGTTGCTGGCGTCTCAGCAAAGCTTAGCGAGCTAGGGCTAAACATAGATGATATCTCACAGACTATTTTAGATGAGTTTTTTACGATGATGGCGGTGGTTTCAAGTAATGAAAATAAGGATTTTGCAGTCCTAAGAGAAGAGCTTAATAAACTTGGAGAGAGCCTAAAGGTAAAGATAAATATCCAAAGTTCCGCTATCTTTGATGCGATGCATACAATCTAA
- a CDS encoding Mrp/NBP35 family ATP-binding protein, with protein sequence MLNKEEVLNRLKGVIYPGFEKNIVSFGFVKNVEIGDKILIEVEIVSSSPEVANELKTDIKRVMGSNEYVLNLIQPKIPEEKSNTQSGKNIAPQVKNFVMVSSGKGGVGKSTTTLNLAISMAKLGKKVGILDADIYGPNIPRMLGEVNTQPQVVGNKLKPILSHGVEMMSMGVLMEEGMSLIWRGSMIMKAIEQLLKDVLWSELDVLFLDMPPGTGDAQLTLAQSVPVTAGVCVTTPQVVALDDSKRALDMFEKLHIPIAGVIENMSGFICPDNGKEYDIFGKGTTEEMAKAYNTQILAEIPIEPAVRVGGDNGKPVSFYEPNSVTAKRYESAAARLWEVIENINSDGGADNSAIQPVNDGKSACSK encoded by the coding sequence ATGTTAAATAAAGAAGAGGTCTTAAATAGGCTAAAAGGTGTTATATATCCTGGTTTTGAAAAAAATATAGTTAGCTTTGGCTTTGTAAAAAATGTAGAAATCGGCGATAAAATTTTAATCGAAGTCGAGATCGTTAGCTCAAGCCCAGAGGTGGCAAACGAGCTAAAAACAGACATCAAACGTGTCATGGGCTCAAACGAGTATGTGCTAAATTTGATCCAGCCAAAGATACCTGAGGAGAAAAGTAACACTCAAAGTGGCAAAAACATCGCGCCTCAAGTTAAAAATTTCGTAATGGTAAGCTCAGGAAAAGGTGGCGTTGGTAAATCAACCACAACGCTAAATTTAGCCATCTCAATGGCAAAACTAGGCAAAAAAGTGGGAATTTTAGACGCTGACATCTACGGACCAAATATCCCAAGAATGCTTGGCGAAGTAAATACTCAGCCACAAGTCGTTGGTAACAAGCTAAAACCGATACTTAGCCACGGAGTTGAGATGATGAGTATGGGCGTTTTGATGGAAGAGGGCATGAGCCTCATCTGGCGTGGCTCGATGATAATGAAAGCGATCGAGCAGCTGCTAAAAGACGTGCTTTGGAGCGAACTTGATGTCTTGTTTCTTGACATGCCTCCAGGAACGGGTGACGCACAGCTAACTCTAGCTCAAAGCGTGCCAGTAACGGCAGGTGTCTGCGTCACAACGCCACAAGTTGTAGCGCTTGACGATAGTAAGCGTGCGCTTGATATGTTTGAGAAGCTCCACATCCCAATCGCTGGTGTCATCGAAAATATGAGCGGTTTCATCTGCCCAGATAATGGCAAAGAGTACGACATTTTTGGCAAAGGCACGACTGAAGAGATGGCAAAAGCTTATAATACTCAAATTTTGGCTGAAATCCCTATCGAGCCAGCTGTTCGCGTGGGCGGGGATAATGGTAAGCCAGTTAGCTTTTACGAGCCAAACTCAGTCACTGCAAAACGCTACGAGAGTGCGGCTGCTAGACTTTGGGAAGTGATAGAAAATATAAATAGTGATGGCGGAGCTGATAACTCAGCAATCCAACCAGTAAATGACGGCAAGAGTGCTTGCTCGAAGTAA
- a CDS encoding bifunctional 2-C-methyl-D-erythritol 4-phosphate cytidylyltransferase/2-C-methyl-D-erythritol 2,4-cyclodiphosphate synthase, which yields MLDISLIMLGAGNSSRFELPVKKQWLRIGSDPLWLFATKNLSNFYTFKEIIVVSKECKYMSKFAPNYKFVDGGETRQDSLKNALDLVSSEFVLVSDIARPCISSELFHKIIEAASQADCVVPALKIADTAYLGENVVDRDKVKLIQTPQLSRTALLKKALSGGEIYTDDSSAMRAIGASVWQILGDEMARKITYKEDLAKIPALKEPEIEVFVGNGFDVHEFEKGRPLILCGEKIDYEFGLKAHSDGDVALHALTDAILGAAGLGDIGELFPDTDARFKDISSIYLLEEAYKRVQSVGFVLTNADITIMAQKPKISKLKSKMEVNIAKALNLSQSHINVKATTTEGLGFVGRCEGIAVMASASLKFYNWKQI from the coding sequence TTGCTTGATATATCACTTATAATGCTTGGAGCAGGAAATTCTAGCCGTTTTGAGCTACCAGTAAAGAAGCAATGGCTTCGAATAGGAAGCGATCCACTTTGGCTATTTGCTACTAAAAATTTGAGTAACTTTTACACATTTAAAGAGATAATTGTCGTTAGCAAAGAGTGCAAATATATGTCAAAATTTGCTCCAAATTATAAATTTGTTGATGGCGGCGAAACCAGGCAAGATAGCCTAAAAAACGCACTTGATCTAGTAAGTAGCGAATTTGTCCTAGTTAGCGACATCGCTCGTCCTTGTATCTCAAGCGAACTTTTTCACAAGATTATAGAGGCAGCAAGTCAGGCTGATTGTGTAGTTCCAGCGCTAAAGATCGCAGACACCGCTTATCTTGGCGAAAATGTGGTTGATAGAGATAAGGTAAAACTTATCCAAACACCACAACTCTCTCGCACAGCACTTCTTAAAAAAGCTCTTAGCGGCGGTGAAATTTACACAGATGATAGCTCGGCTATGAGAGCGATTGGTGCGAGCGTTTGGCAAATTTTAGGTGATGAGATGGCAAGAAAGATCACTTACAAAGAGGATCTTGCCAAAATTCCTGCTTTAAAAGAGCCAGAAATTGAAGTCTTTGTTGGAAACGGCTTTGATGTGCATGAGTTTGAAAAGGGTCGTCCTTTGATTCTTTGCGGTGAGAAGATCGACTATGAGTTTGGGCTAAAAGCTCACAGCGACGGCGACGTGGCACTTCATGCGCTAACTGACGCTATCTTGGGAGCTGCTGGGCTTGGAGACATAGGCGAGCTTTTTCCTGATACGGACGCTAGATTTAAAGATATTAGCTCCATTTACTTGCTTGAGGAAGCTTACAAAAGGGTGCAAAGTGTGGGCTTTGTGCTAACAAACGCTGATATCACGATAATGGCACAAAAACCAAAAATTTCAAAACTAAAGTCAAAAATGGAGGTAAACATAGCAAAAGCTCTAAATTTAAGCCAGAGCCACATAAATGTAAAGGCAACGACTACTGAAGGGCTTGGCTTTGTCGGCAGATGCGAAGGGATCGCCGTAATGGCAAGTGCAAGCCTTAAATTTTACAACTGGAAGCAAATATGA
- the thiC gene encoding phosphomethylpyrimidine synthase ThiC, whose amino-acid sequence MRFLKIKKRPYMRDKTQMYYARRGEITQEMSYVARIEGLSENLVMDEVAKGSIIIPANINHKNLKPMGIGRKLRTKINANIGNSSLSSDICAELRKLEICLEFGADTVMDLSTDGDLDAIRSAIIEHSSVPVGTVPMYEILKEAKEVTNITNELILEILEKQAKQGVSYFTIHAGFLREFLPLVKKRKMGIVSRGGSLSASYMSKLNRQNPFYEIFDQILEICAKYDVSLSLGDGLRPGCIYDATDEAQLSELKVLGELTLRAWQKDVQVMIEGPGHVPLNQIEYNMKIEQELCHDAPFYVLGPLVSDIGAGYDHITSAIGGTMAAYHGASMLCYVTQKEHLGLPNENDVREGIVAHKIAAHAADVALGKAGAIEKDHAMSDARYAFDWNKQFELSFDPKKARELHDESLPEDAFKSAHFCSMCGPKFCAYKISKDLEKGEKC is encoded by the coding sequence ATGAGGTTTTTAAAAATCAAAAAAAGGCCTTATATGAGAGATAAGACGCAGATGTATTATGCTAGGCGCGGCGAGATAACGCAAGAGATGAGCTATGTGGCAAGGATCGAAGGGCTTAGTGAAAATTTGGTGATGGATGAGGTGGCAAAAGGTAGCATCATCATCCCAGCAAATATAAATCATAAAAATTTAAAACCAATGGGCATAGGTAGAAAGCTAAGGACAAAAATCAATGCAAATATCGGCAACTCAAGCTTAAGCAGTGACATTTGCGCTGAGCTTAGAAAGCTTGAAATTTGCCTAGAATTTGGCGCTGATACGGTTATGGATCTAAGTACAGACGGCGATTTAGACGCTATTAGAAGTGCGATCATTGAGCATTCAAGCGTGCCAGTTGGCACAGTGCCTATGTATGAAATTTTAAAAGAGGCAAAAGAGGTTACAAATATCACAAATGAGCTCATTTTAGAGATACTTGAAAAGCAAGCGAAGCAAGGGGTTAGTTACTTTACGATACACGCTGGCTTTTTGCGCGAGTTTTTGCCGCTTGTTAAAAAGCGTAAAATGGGTATAGTAAGCCGTGGTGGCAGTTTGAGTGCTAGCTACATGTCAAAGCTAAATAGGCAAAATCCATTTTATGAAATTTTTGATCAAATTTTAGAAATTTGTGCAAAATATGACGTCTCACTCTCGCTTGGCGACGGACTTCGCCCAGGATGTATTTACGACGCAACAGACGAGGCGCAGCTTAGCGAGCTAAAGGTACTTGGAGAGCTTACGCTTCGTGCTTGGCAAAAAGATGTGCAGGTGATGATCGAGGGCCCTGGTCATGTGCCATTAAATCAAATTGAGTATAATATGAAAATCGAACAAGAGCTCTGCCATGACGCCCCATTTTACGTGCTTGGACCGCTTGTCTCAGACATAGGTGCAGGATACGATCACATCACCTCGGCGATTGGTGGCACGATGGCGGCATATCACGGCGCTAGCATGCTTTGCTACGTGACGCAAAAAGAGCACCTTGGCTTGCCAAATGAAAATGACGTAAGAGAGGGCATCGTAGCTCATAAGATAGCAGCTCATGCCGCAGATGTCGCACTTGGCAAAGCTGGAGCCATCGAAAAAGATCATGCGATGAGTGATGCTAGATATGCGTTTGACTGGAACAAGCAGTTTGAGCTTAGCTTTGATCCAAAGAAAGCTAGAGAGCTTCACGATGAAAGCTTGCCAGAAGATGCGTTTAAGAGTGCTCATTTTTGTTCGATGTGCGGACCAAAATTTTGTGCATATAAAATTTCAAAAGATCTAGAAAAAGGAGAAAAATGTTAA